Proteins encoded within one genomic window of Chlorobaculum sp. MV4-Y:
- a CDS encoding TrpB-like pyridoxal phosphate-dependent enzyme, with the protein MSTEPTKILLGEDEMPRQWYNIQADLASPMPPPVGLDGKPIGPDALAKVFPMNLIEQEVSTERWIDIPEEILGILKLWRPSPLYRARRLEAALGTPAKIYYKNEGVSPAGSHKPNTAIAQAWYNREFGIKYLTTETGAGQWGSALAMSCKLIGIECKVFMVRISFDQKPFRKIMMKTWGAECIPSPSPLTAIGRKILEEDPDTPGSLGIAISEAIEQAVERDDTRYALGSVLNHVMLHQTIIGLEARKQFEKIGRYPDIVIGCAGGGSNFAGISFPFLYDKIHGKEVKVIATEPEACPTLTRAPYTYDSGDVAMMTPLLPMHSLGHTFIPPAIHAGGLRYHGMAPLVSHTKQLGLIEATALPQTECYEAALLFAHTEGFIPAPETSHAIAQTIREAKQAKEESKEKVILMNWSGHGLMDLQGYDAYMSGKISDYALPEEMLQQSLAASLEGLPKVPDC; encoded by the coding sequence ATGAGTACAGAGCCTACCAAAATCCTCCTCGGCGAGGATGAAATGCCCCGTCAATGGTACAACATCCAGGCCGACCTTGCCTCGCCCATGCCGCCGCCGGTGGGGCTGGATGGCAAGCCGATCGGGCCGGACGCGCTGGCCAAGGTGTTTCCGATGAACCTGATCGAGCAGGAGGTAAGCACCGAACGCTGGATCGATATTCCAGAGGAGATTCTCGGCATCCTCAAACTGTGGCGGCCTTCGCCGCTCTATCGCGCGCGGCGGCTCGAAGCGGCGCTCGGCACTCCGGCCAAAATCTACTACAAGAACGAAGGGGTTTCGCCCGCCGGAAGCCACAAGCCCAACACGGCCATCGCGCAGGCGTGGTACAACCGGGAGTTCGGCATCAAGTACCTCACCACCGAAACCGGCGCGGGGCAGTGGGGCAGCGCGCTGGCGATGAGCTGCAAGCTGATCGGCATCGAGTGCAAGGTGTTCATGGTGCGCATCAGCTTTGACCAGAAGCCGTTCCGCAAGATCATGATGAAAACCTGGGGCGCGGAGTGCATCCCCAGCCCGAGCCCGCTGACGGCCATCGGGCGCAAGATTCTCGAAGAGGATCCCGACACGCCGGGCAGCCTCGGCATCGCCATCAGCGAGGCCATCGAACAGGCGGTCGAGCGCGACGACACCCGCTACGCTCTCGGCAGCGTGCTGAACCACGTCATGCTGCACCAGACCATCATCGGCCTGGAGGCGCGGAAGCAGTTCGAAAAGATCGGCCGCTACCCGGATATCGTCATCGGCTGCGCGGGCGGCGGCTCCAACTTTGCGGGCATCAGCTTCCCGTTCCTGTACGACAAGATTCACGGCAAGGAGGTCAAGGTGATCGCCACCGAGCCTGAAGCCTGCCCGACGCTGACCCGCGCGCCCTATACCTATGATTCGGGCGACGTGGCGATGATGACGCCGCTACTGCCGATGCACAGCCTCGGCCACACCTTCATCCCACCAGCCATCCATGCGGGCGGTCTGCGCTATCACGGCATGGCCCCACTGGTGAGCCACACCAAGCAGCTCGGCCTGATCGAAGCCACCGCGCTGCCGCAAACCGAGTGCTACGAAGCAGCCCTGCTCTTCGCCCACACCGAAGGATTCATCCCCGCTCCGGAGACCTCGCACGCCATTGCGCAGACTATCCGCGAGGCCAAACAAGCCAAAGAGGAGAGCAAGGAGAAAGTAATTCTGATGAACTGGTCGGGCCACGGTTTGATGGACTTGCAGGGCTACGACGCCTACATGTCGGGCAAAATCAGCGACTACGCGCTGCCGGAGGAGATGCTGCAACAATCGCTGGCCGCCTCGCTGGAGGGACTTCCGAAAGTGCCGGACTGCTGA
- a CDS encoding SDR family oxidoreductase — translation MSEKQPISILGCGWLGLPLARFLAGEGYAVKGSTTSEAKITKMKEAGVEPFRIAIDESIEGDIALFLDCDILVVNIPPKRREDVVEYHVGQISLLIDALADSPVKHVLFVSSTSVYPASGGEVVESDAADPDAADSPAGRALMYVEEMLRSEPSFSTTVVRFGGLIGPGRNPAEFIQRMTEIANPAQPVNLIHLDDCVHIIAEIIRQETWGETFNACAPLHPTRGELYAAAAESHGLTALPEEGASDSHFKIVNSDRVVEKLGYKFLHPDPLAMARGGN, via the coding sequence ATGTCTGAAAAACAACCCATCAGCATTCTCGGTTGCGGGTGGCTCGGTTTGCCGCTGGCCCGTTTTCTGGCTGGCGAGGGGTATGCCGTCAAGGGTTCGACTACCAGCGAGGCGAAAATCACCAAAATGAAAGAGGCCGGTGTCGAGCCATTCCGGATTGCCATCGACGAGAGCATCGAGGGTGATATTGCCTTGTTTCTGGACTGCGACATCCTCGTGGTGAACATTCCGCCCAAGCGGCGTGAAGATGTGGTCGAGTACCATGTTGGCCAGATTTCGCTGCTGATTGACGCGCTTGCCGATTCGCCGGTGAAGCATGTGCTGTTCGTCAGCTCAACCTCAGTCTATCCCGCATCGGGTGGCGAGGTAGTCGAATCTGACGCCGCAGATCCCGACGCGGCGGACTCGCCCGCTGGGCGGGCGCTGATGTATGTCGAGGAGATGCTGCGCTCGGAGCCCTCTTTCAGCACTACAGTGGTGAGGTTTGGCGGGCTGATTGGTCCCGGCCGCAATCCTGCGGAGTTTATACAGCGCATGACGGAGATCGCTAATCCCGCCCAGCCGGTGAACCTCATTCATCTGGATGACTGCGTGCATATCATCGCCGAAATTATCCGGCAGGAGACCTGGGGCGAAACCTTCAACGCTTGCGCGCCGCTTCATCCGACCCGCGGTGAACTCTACGCCGCCGCCGCCGAGAGTCACGGTCTGACCGCGTTGCCGGAAGAGGGTGCCAGCGATAGCCACTTCAAGATCGTCAACAGTGACAGGGTCGTCGAGAAACTGGGATACAAGTTTCTGCATCCTGATCCGCTGGCAATGGCAAGGGGAGGCAATTGA
- a CDS encoding ATP-dependent Clp protease ATP-binding subunit — protein MEGNFSNRVQDVIRLSREEALRLGHNYIGTEHLLLGLIREGEGIGAKILKNLKVDLFQLKQKIEENTHPKVPATQMGNVPLTKQAEKVLKITYLEAKICKSTIIGTEHLLLSILKGDDNIASQILEQFGVTYDLVRDELASITTGRGEADEPPMEGSYFTGSASERPSKKSEPKRGERTKTPVLDNFGRDITRLAMEDKLDPIIGREKEIERVAQVLSRRKKNNPVLIGEPGVGKTAIAEGLALKIVQRKVSRVLYDKRVVALDLAALVAGTKYRGQFEERMKALMNELERSRDVILFIDELHTIIGAGGASGSLDASNIFKPALARGELQCIGATTLDEYRQYIEKDGALDRRFQKIMVEPTSVEETIQILNNIKNKYEAHHHVQYSEDAIEKAVKLSERYITDRFLPDKAIDVMDEAGARVHLSNIHVPQEILELEKSIEEIKSEKNKVVKMQNFEEAARLRDKEKNMLEALDHAKQDWEEQSMESVYDVTENDITSVIAMMTGIPVAKVAQSESKKLLTMEAELKKEVIGQDEAIKKITKAIQRTRAGLKDPSRPIGSFIFLGPTGVGKTELAKALTRYLFDSEDALIRADMSEYMEKFSVSRLVGAPPGYVGYEEGGQLTEKVRRKPYSVVLIDEIEKAHPDVFNILLQVLDEGVLTDGLGRKVDFRNTIIIMTSNIGAKEIKSFSSGGGMGFAAPSDATGDYKAMKSTIEDALKRVFNPEFLNRIDDTIVFHQLEKLDIFKIIDITAGKLFKRLKEMGIEVRIDEKAKEFLVEKGYDQKYGARPLKRALQKYVEDPLAEEMLKGRFTEGSVIQITFDEKEKELRFTDGTAEPPPKKGKKEEMLDKE, from the coding sequence ATGGAAGGAAATTTCTCGAATAGAGTTCAGGACGTGATCAGGCTCAGCCGCGAAGAGGCGCTGCGTCTGGGGCACAACTACATCGGCACCGAACATCTTCTGCTCGGACTGATCCGGGAAGGTGAGGGTATCGGCGCCAAAATTCTCAAAAACCTCAAAGTCGATCTTTTCCAGCTGAAGCAGAAGATCGAGGAGAACACCCATCCCAAGGTTCCGGCCACGCAGATGGGCAATGTGCCGCTGACCAAGCAGGCTGAAAAGGTGCTCAAGATCACCTATCTGGAGGCCAAGATCTGCAAGTCAACCATTATCGGCACCGAGCATCTCTTGCTGTCGATCCTGAAGGGTGATGACAACATCGCCTCTCAGATTCTCGAACAGTTCGGCGTCACCTACGATCTGGTGAGGGATGAGCTGGCCAGCATCACGACCGGGCGCGGTGAAGCGGACGAGCCTCCGATGGAGGGCTCTTACTTCACGGGCAGTGCATCCGAACGACCGTCCAAAAAGTCCGAGCCGAAGCGCGGCGAGCGCACCAAGACGCCAGTGCTTGACAACTTCGGGCGCGACATCACGCGCCTTGCGATGGAGGACAAGCTCGACCCGATCATCGGGCGCGAAAAGGAGATCGAGCGCGTGGCGCAGGTGCTCAGCCGCCGCAAGAAGAACAACCCGGTGCTGATCGGTGAACCCGGTGTCGGCAAGACCGCCATTGCCGAGGGTCTGGCGCTCAAGATCGTGCAGCGCAAGGTTTCCCGCGTGCTCTACGACAAGCGCGTCGTGGCGCTCGACCTCGCGGCGCTCGTGGCGGGTACCAAGTACCGCGGCCAGTTCGAGGAGCGCATGAAGGCGCTTATGAACGAGCTGGAGCGTTCGCGTGACGTGATTCTCTTCATTGACGAGCTGCACACCATCATTGGTGCGGGCGGCGCGTCCGGTTCGCTCGACGCGAGCAACATCTTCAAGCCCGCACTCGCTCGCGGCGAGTTGCAGTGCATCGGCGCGACCACGCTCGACGAGTACCGCCAGTACATCGAGAAGGATGGCGCGCTCGACCGCCGCTTCCAGAAGATCATGGTTGAGCCGACCTCGGTTGAGGAGACCATCCAGATTCTGAACAACATCAAGAACAAGTACGAAGCGCACCACCACGTGCAGTACTCGGAGGACGCCATCGAGAAGGCCGTCAAGCTCTCGGAGCGCTATATCACCGACCGCTTTCTGCCCGACAAGGCCATCGACGTCATGGACGAGGCTGGCGCAAGGGTGCACCTGAGCAATATTCACGTGCCGCAGGAGATTCTCGAACTTGAGAAGTCCATCGAGGAGATCAAGAGCGAGAAGAACAAGGTGGTCAAGATGCAGAACTTCGAGGAGGCCGCCCGTCTGCGCGACAAGGAGAAGAACATGCTCGAAGCGCTTGACCACGCCAAGCAGGATTGGGAAGAGCAGTCGATGGAGAGCGTCTATGACGTGACCGAAAACGACATCACCTCGGTGATCGCCATGATGACGGGCATTCCTGTGGCGAAGGTGGCACAGTCCGAGTCGAAGAAGTTGCTCACCATGGAGGCGGAGCTGAAGAAAGAGGTGATCGGCCAGGACGAGGCGATCAAAAAGATCACCAAGGCGATCCAGCGCACCCGCGCGGGCCTCAAGGATCCGTCGCGTCCCATCGGTTCGTTCATCTTCCTCGGCCCGACCGGCGTCGGCAAGACCGAGCTGGCCAAGGCGTTGACCCGTTATCTGTTTGACAGCGAGGATGCGCTCATCAGGGCCGACATGAGCGAGTACATGGAGAAGTTCTCGGTGAGCCGCCTGGTTGGAGCGCCTCCCGGATACGTCGGCTACGAAGAGGGGGGCCAGCTCACCGAAAAGGTGCGCCGCAAACCCTACTCGGTGGTGCTGATCGACGAGATCGAAAAGGCGCATCCCGACGTGTTCAACATCCTGCTCCAGGTGCTCGACGAGGGTGTGCTTACCGACGGGCTTGGCCGCAAGGTCGATTTCCGCAACACGATCATCATCATGACCTCGAACATCGGCGCGAAGGAGATCAAGAGCTTCAGCTCCGGTGGCGGCATGGGCTTTGCTGCTCCCTCGGACGCGACGGGTGATTACAAGGCGATGAAGTCAACCATCGAGGACGCCCTGAAGCGCGTGTTCAATCCGGAGTTCCTGAACCGCATCGACGACACGATCGTGTTCCACCAGCTCGAAAAGTTGGATATTTTCAAGATCATTGACATCACTGCTGGCAAGCTCTTCAAGCGCTTGAAGGAGATGGGCATCGAGGTGCGGATCGACGAGAAGGCCAAAGAGTTCCTTGTCGAGAAGGGTTACGACCAGAAATACGGCGCAAGGCCGCTCAAGCGCGCCTTGCAAAAATATGTCGAGGATCCGCTCGCAGAGGAGATGCTCAAGGGCCGCTTCACCGAAGGCAGCGTGATTCAGATCACCTTCGACGAAAAGGAGAAGGAGCTGCGCTTCACCGATGGAACTGCCGAGCCTCCGCCCAAAAAGGGCAAGAAAGAGGAGATGCTCGACAAAGAGTAA